A window from Synechococcus sp. RSCCF101 encodes these proteins:
- a CDS encoding amidohydrolase, translated as MDRIDAHVHLWDSERFTYPWFQSGAFAALPARYLPEDLTRDSHQTIAQAVVVQAEMDHAADPLLETAWVQQLSEEPGSGAVIGGFVAYADLASEGVEAVLERHRAHPISRGIRQELWWQTPSPRADILSRDLIADPAWQRSFSLLQPLDLSFDLTCWHWQLEPFARVLQHCPETTLIVDHLGSPTPEQGEAFTVWRRGLRALASCPNTFIKLSGFSQVLNPWGATDIAPFVNEVLEAFGPSRCMFGSNMPLEGLSTSYGDVLRAVAELTSQLSETEQQDVFSGTARRAYRLEPQRE; from the coding sequence ATGGATCGGATCGATGCCCACGTGCACCTCTGGGACAGCGAGCGGTTCACCTACCCCTGGTTCCAGTCCGGTGCCTTCGCCGCCCTGCCGGCGCGTTATCTGCCCGAGGACCTGACGCGCGACAGCCACCAGACCATCGCGCAGGCCGTGGTGGTGCAGGCCGAGATGGACCATGCGGCCGATCCCCTGCTGGAAACCGCATGGGTGCAGCAGCTCTCCGAGGAACCGGGAAGCGGCGCCGTGATCGGCGGCTTCGTGGCCTACGCCGATCTGGCCAGCGAAGGGGTGGAGGCCGTGCTTGAGCGTCACCGGGCCCATCCGATCAGCCGCGGCATCCGCCAGGAGCTCTGGTGGCAGACCCCCTCACCACGGGCCGACATCCTCAGTCGCGACCTGATCGCAGACCCGGCCTGGCAACGGAGCTTCTCCCTGCTCCAGCCGCTGGATCTGAGCTTCGATCTCACCTGCTGGCACTGGCAGCTCGAACCCTTCGCCAGGGTGCTGCAGCACTGCCCCGAAACAACCCTGATCGTGGACCATCTGGGCTCCCCCACTCCGGAGCAGGGCGAGGCCTTCACGGTCTGGCGCCGGGGACTTCGCGCACTTGCCAGCTGCCCGAACACCTTCATCAAGCTCTCCGGCTTCTCGCAGGTGCTCAACCCATGGGGGGCAACCGACATCGCCCCGTTCGTGAACGAGGTGCTTGAGGCCTTCGGCCCCTCACGCTGCATGTTCGGCAGCAACATGCCGCTCGAAGGTCTCAGCACGTCCTACGGAGATGTGCTCAGGGCGGTGGCGGAACTGACGAGCCAGCTCAGCGAGACCGAGCAACAGGACGTGTTCTCCGGCACGGCGAGGCGGGCGTATCGGCTGGAGCCGCAGCGCGAATGA
- a CDS encoding PAS domain-containing protein: MVVIRGSDGWVDLVAESISDPIAYVDADFVYRFANSAYLRFWKKTADQLLGTTVASNVGQDLFSRMRPELERCLRGEHVHWPLDAELKGTSCCFDITLTPFINDSDQVDGILMMARDISDVRALQLAQAATLQELQLALDTAHLGVWRQNMVTGRMDWSDELFRIYGVDKASFRHVVEDWRQRVHPDDLEAVEARFSEMASQPVYDVCFRIVRPDGAVRHVSTSGLALRASDGSITEFIGVNQDITERKQQEESLRQAAAIFSSTSEAVVVTNLEGRITDVNPAFCSITGFSRREALGRKSNLLKSGRHDAALIRPCGHPSGSLVSGGVRSGTARRAESSIRSCSPSAPSWMRAASRLAMWVSSLIFPS; encoded by the coding sequence GTGGTGGTGATTCGCGGCTCCGATGGCTGGGTTGATCTGGTTGCCGAATCCATCTCGGATCCCATTGCCTATGTGGATGCCGACTTCGTCTATCGTTTCGCCAACAGCGCCTACCTGCGGTTCTGGAAGAAGACGGCCGACCAGTTGCTGGGCACAACTGTCGCATCGAATGTCGGTCAGGACCTCTTCTCTCGCATGCGTCCCGAGCTGGAGCGCTGCCTGAGGGGCGAGCACGTTCACTGGCCGCTGGATGCCGAGCTGAAGGGAACGAGTTGCTGTTTTGACATCACTCTGACGCCGTTCATCAATGACTCCGATCAAGTGGACGGCATCCTGATGATGGCGCGGGACATCAGTGATGTTCGTGCCCTTCAGCTCGCTCAGGCCGCAACGCTGCAGGAGTTGCAGCTGGCTCTGGACACGGCCCATCTCGGGGTCTGGCGGCAGAACATGGTCACGGGTCGCATGGATTGGAGCGATGAGCTGTTCCGGATCTATGGAGTGGACAAGGCCAGCTTTCGACATGTAGTGGAAGATTGGCGGCAGCGCGTCCACCCCGATGACCTGGAGGCCGTGGAGGCGAGGTTCAGCGAGATGGCCAGCCAGCCCGTCTACGACGTCTGCTTTCGCATTGTCCGGCCTGACGGCGCCGTTCGCCATGTGAGCACGTCGGGGTTGGCCCTTCGCGCCAGCGACGGTTCCATCACCGAGTTCATCGGCGTCAATCAGGACATCACCGAACGGAAGCAGCAGGAGGAGAGCCTGCGTCAGGCTGCAGCGATTTTCTCCTCCACGTCAGAGGCTGTTGTGGTCACGAACCTGGAGGGGCGCATCACGGATGTCAATCCGGCCTTCTGCTCCATCACCGGCTTCAGCAGGCGTGAGGCGCTCGGGCGCAAGTCGAACCTGCTCAAGTCAGGCCGGCATGACGCAGCCCTTATCAGGCCATGTGGGCATCCATCAGGGAGTCTGGTGAGTGGAGGGGTGAGATCTGGAACCGCAAGAAGAGCGGAGAGCTCTATCCGCAGTTGCTCACCATCAGCACCGTCCTGGATGAGAGCAGCGAGCCGTCTGGCTATGTGGGTGTCTTCGCTGATATTTCCGAGCTGA
- a CDS encoding bifunctional diguanylate cyclase/phosphodiesterase, with amino-acid sequence MAHYDPLTDLPNRLLFGEALEKCIVRCQRQPREFALLALNLDGFKAINDTLGHTCGDLLLHDVAERLLSATRAVDTVGRLSGDEFLVLLEETTGPQSVVPVIEKLLDVFRRPFNLADQEIFVTASIGVCFYPHDGDGITDLLQHADAALVAAKREGKNTYTFFSQKHSQSSTLQLFIQNVVRTGQIDDYFCLVYQPQVDMQTGAIIGTEALIRFRERAGFAMAPDEFIPVIEQSSVIRDIGCWVLNTACAQLRSWQQSGLEPGCMAVNVAANHLRHPSFMDAVTRAIDQSGIDPGQLELEITERIASEPSQDVLDTLCELRTMGVSISIDDFGTGYSSLSYLHRLPIDRIKIDRAFVSGLPDSRDNVSVTTAIIAVANSLELAVIAEGIETEEQERFLLYLRCRYAQGFLYGKPQAAADLAQVLQRSSSGVPA; translated from the coding sequence GTGGCCCACTACGACCCGCTCACGGATCTTCCCAATCGTCTTCTGTTCGGCGAGGCACTGGAGAAGTGCATCGTGCGCTGCCAGCGGCAGCCGCGCGAGTTTGCCCTTCTCGCTCTGAATCTTGATGGGTTCAAGGCCATCAACGACACCCTTGGCCACACCTGCGGTGACCTGCTGCTGCATGATGTCGCCGAACGTCTTCTGTCAGCCACCCGGGCGGTCGATACCGTCGGCCGGCTGAGTGGCGATGAGTTTCTTGTGCTGCTCGAGGAAACAACGGGGCCTCAGAGTGTCGTGCCGGTGATTGAGAAGTTGCTGGATGTGTTTCGCAGGCCTTTCAATCTCGCCGACCAGGAGATCTTTGTCACCGCCAGCATCGGTGTCTGCTTCTATCCCCACGATGGCGACGGGATCACTGATCTGCTGCAGCACGCCGATGCGGCATTGGTTGCGGCCAAGCGCGAGGGCAAGAACACGTACACCTTCTTTTCACAGAAGCACTCTCAGTCATCAACCCTGCAGCTGTTCATTCAGAACGTCGTCCGCACCGGACAGATCGACGACTACTTCTGTCTGGTCTATCAACCTCAGGTGGACATGCAGACCGGCGCCATCATCGGCACCGAAGCCCTGATCCGCTTTCGCGAGCGGGCCGGCTTCGCCATGGCGCCGGACGAGTTCATCCCGGTCATCGAGCAGTCGAGTGTGATCCGTGACATCGGCTGCTGGGTTCTGAACACCGCCTGTGCCCAGCTGAGGTCCTGGCAGCAGTCGGGTCTGGAGCCCGGCTGCATGGCGGTGAATGTGGCCGCCAACCACCTGCGCCATCCCTCCTTCATGGATGCGGTGACTCGGGCCATTGACCAATCTGGGATCGATCCCGGACAACTGGAGCTGGAGATCACCGAACGCATCGCCTCGGAGCCGTCTCAGGATGTGCTGGACACGCTCTGCGAGCTGCGGACGATGGGCGTGTCAATTTCAATTGACGACTTCGGCACCGGCTACTCGTCTCTCAGCTACCTGCATCGGCTCCCGATCGACCGCATCAAGATTGACCGGGCCTTCGTTTCGGGCCTGCCGGACAGTCGCGACAACGTGTCGGTGACCACAGCCATCATCGCCGTGGCCAACAGCCTGGAGCTTGCTGTGATCGCCGAGGGGATCGAGACCGAGGAGCAGGAACGCTTTCTCCTCTATCTCCGCTGCCGCTACGCCCAGGGCTTTCTCTACGGCAAGCCGCAGGCGGCTGCGGATCTCGCCCAGGTTCTGCAGCGCTCCTCCAGCGGCGTGCCGGCCTGA
- a CDS encoding DUF4334 domain-containing protein has protein sequence MSRLRRLSSTLPPLSTDAALARFDQLEPVDIEFMLGDWQGCSVSTGHPLDGLLELYHWHGKRFCSSEEVHPLVFRAPGGVRRQLRPGLLTPGLNWLGTLPGERSPLMVALFRALMPLMSTDRSGARLRITRYRGRDSATMIYDHAPINDVFRRLDANRVLGVMDMKGMNQPFVFELSRQT, from the coding sequence TTGTCGCGACTACGACGCCTGAGCTCAACCCTGCCACCGCTCAGCACCGATGCAGCCCTGGCCCGGTTTGATCAACTCGAACCGGTCGACATCGAGTTCATGCTGGGTGACTGGCAGGGCTGCAGCGTCAGCACCGGCCACCCCCTTGATGGGTTGCTTGAGTTGTACCACTGGCACGGCAAGCGCTTCTGCAGCAGCGAGGAGGTGCATCCCCTGGTGTTCCGGGCGCCGGGGGGAGTCAGGCGTCAGCTGCGGCCCGGCCTGCTGACGCCGGGCCTGAACTGGCTGGGGACACTCCCCGGTGAGCGATCCCCGCTGATGGTGGCTCTGTTCCGGGCCTTGATGCCGCTGATGAGCACGGATCGCTCAGGCGCCCGGCTGAGAATCACCCGCTATCGCGGCAGGGACAGCGCCACGATGATCTACGACCATGCCCCGATCAACGATGTGTTCCGGCGGCTGGATGCCAACCGCGTGCTGGGGGTGATGGACATGAAGGGGATGAATCAGCCCTTCGTCTTCGAGCTCAGCCGGCAGACATGA
- a CDS encoding diguanylate cyclase — MRVSIKKAVVTLWALVVAGQSLLALTLVSVNREQRLSRERVTLTHERITRATALIGHLKDLETGQRGFLLTGRDYYLEPYSAALQVIRQDLDQLAALIEDFSLTQALRLRRIAELSEQKIAELDETIDLVQAGDQAAALAIVNSDRGKLIMDRIRDQTRYLIAWERARLRERDAQLAAVEQRALLLALGLMALNAALIGAFLLLMSRVVAGPITELERAMQRFRQTGQAARPKPAVHGITEVQALTTSFYAMCVTIGEQASGLVRANRSLEATVADRTRDLAKRNSDLAQRSQQLQQTLADTDAGIWSLDIPTSQVHGDATTQRLIGMAAGAEHLEHWRTIVHPDDQKELESAVQQALISQASLLTTAFRVVSDRGVRTLKLDAHLLHGDGMLTQVQGLIQDITDYALSRERLLRARERYQRLIENLGGQYLVFSEEPESGRLLYVSAGSESFFGCSLGSADPVDLTEAVDWRSGAAEQMRQVRRTLLEESASEETHEYAFAHPDSGERFVRVTSHLSRDDQAFPLIEGVIEDITSSKQEAQALQYVARHDGLTDLFNRAAISALLEQEFARARRYGRYLALLMLDLDHFKRINDGHGHPVGDAVLIRFAREVLRSIRATDQAGRYGGEEFLVLLPEAGPGEAERFAERIRAAIEAMVVRPEAEAIRVTVSVGYSVLSASVRSPEELLSQADQALYSAKATGRNRVCGWGTRSAGGARGGDGGPPLSG; from the coding sequence ATGCGCGTCTCAATCAAGAAGGCTGTTGTCACGCTGTGGGCCCTCGTTGTGGCGGGGCAGTCGCTGCTGGCGCTGACGCTCGTTTCGGTGAACCGCGAGCAACGGCTGAGCAGGGAGCGCGTGACGCTGACCCACGAACGGATCACCCGGGCCACGGCCCTGATCGGTCATCTCAAGGACCTGGAAACCGGGCAGCGCGGGTTCCTGCTCACCGGCCGTGACTACTACCTGGAGCCCTACAGCGCTGCCCTGCAGGTGATACGCCAGGACCTGGATCAACTGGCCGCCCTCATTGAGGACTTCAGCCTGACCCAGGCGCTTCGACTTCGCCGGATCGCGGAGCTGAGCGAGCAGAAGATCGCTGAGCTGGACGAAACCATCGACCTGGTGCAAGCCGGCGATCAGGCGGCGGCGCTGGCGATCGTCAACAGTGATCGCGGCAAACTGATCATGGATCGGATCCGCGATCAGACCCGCTATCTCATCGCCTGGGAGCGGGCTCGGCTGAGGGAGCGGGACGCGCAGCTGGCCGCAGTGGAACAGCGGGCTCTGCTCCTGGCGCTGGGCCTGATGGCGCTGAATGCTGCGCTCATCGGCGCCTTTCTTCTGCTCATGAGCCGTGTGGTGGCCGGGCCGATCACGGAGCTCGAGCGGGCCATGCAACGGTTCCGCCAGACCGGCCAGGCGGCCCGGCCGAAGCCTGCGGTGCATGGCATCACGGAAGTGCAAGCCCTCACCACGTCCTTCTACGCCATGTGCGTGACGATCGGTGAGCAGGCCTCTGGGCTCGTTCGGGCGAATCGCTCCCTGGAAGCGACCGTGGCAGATCGGACCCGCGACCTCGCCAAGCGCAACAGTGATCTTGCCCAGCGCAGCCAGCAACTCCAGCAGACGCTGGCGGACACCGATGCCGGCATCTGGTCGCTCGACATCCCCACCTCCCAGGTGCACGGCGACGCCACGACGCAGCGTCTGATCGGCATGGCGGCCGGTGCCGAGCACCTGGAGCACTGGCGCACGATCGTCCACCCCGATGATCAGAAGGAGCTTGAGTCCGCCGTTCAGCAGGCCCTGATCAGCCAGGCCTCGCTGTTGACGACCGCCTTCCGTGTGGTGTCAGACAGGGGCGTCCGCACGCTCAAGCTGGATGCCCATCTCCTGCATGGCGATGGCATGCTCACGCAGGTTCAGGGCCTGATCCAGGACATCACGGACTACGCCCTGTCGCGGGAGCGACTGCTGCGGGCGCGCGAGCGCTATCAGCGTTTGATTGAGAACCTGGGTGGACAGTATCTGGTGTTCAGCGAGGAGCCCGAGTCGGGCCGGTTGCTGTATGTGAGCGCGGGATCCGAATCCTTCTTCGGCTGCTCCCTTGGTTCAGCGGATCCGGTCGATCTCACCGAAGCAGTGGACTGGCGGTCGGGTGCAGCTGAGCAGATGCGGCAGGTGCGCAGGACTCTGCTGGAGGAGAGTGCGTCTGAGGAGACGCATGAGTATGCCTTTGCTCACCCCGACTCCGGTGAGCGGTTTGTGCGCGTGACCAGCCACCTGTCCCGGGATGATCAGGCCTTTCCCTTGATTGAGGGGGTGATTGAGGACATCACGTCCTCAAAACAGGAGGCGCAGGCGTTGCAGTATGTCGCCAGACACGATGGTCTGACGGACCTGTTCAACCGCGCGGCCATTTCTGCTCTGCTGGAGCAGGAGTTCGCCCGCGCGCGCCGTTACGGCCGCTACCTGGCCCTGCTCATGCTCGACCTCGATCATTTCAAGCGCATCAATGATGGCCATGGCCATCCGGTGGGTGATGCCGTGCTGATCCGCTTCGCCCGCGAAGTGCTCCGCAGCATCCGCGCCACCGATCAGGCCGGCCGCTATGGCGGTGAGGAGTTTCTGGTGCTCCTTCCCGAGGCAGGCCCCGGTGAGGCCGAACGGTTCGCTGAGCGCATCCGGGCCGCCATTGAGGCGATGGTGGTGCGACCGGAGGCCGAGGCGATCCGCGTCACGGTCAGCGTCGGCTACTCGGTGCTGTCGGCGTCGGTGCGCTCCCCCGAGGAGCTGCTCTCACAGGCCGATCAGGCCCTGTACAGCGCAAAAGCCACGGGACGGAACCGGGTCTGCGGTTGGGGGACGCGGTCAGCAGGAGGGGCTCGTGGTGGGGATGGTGGCCCGCCGCTGTCAGGCTGA
- a CDS encoding mechanosensitive ion channel family protein — translation MVTSHADDVVLDGRRLFQVWGSTPEIAERRAESVRSRLLQAAQAPDQPPISIRTINGLPVLQTNGSTLVTVTERDVPAGLEAMEQAKLWSGTIAQAFARYRLERTRPYILSRLPLAAAALLAALLAQIALGRIYRAVHRSDSTNAASGALRHPLRRLASLVLLRLLQLAAWTVSLAWIADLFPQTRSLKRTFTSEAGGFLADPLLPFGQNSYSLLDVLILAGLFALVVHSANLLQRWIRRNVLGLTGMSVGSQEAVAFLIRYGILTLAAIILLQLWGLDLTSLTLFASVLGVGFGLGLQGISRNFLSGIVIIFERPIQVGDFVEVDDLQGTVRRLRLRSTEIVTLDGISIIVPNSEFLDTRVVNWSHGSPTSRLQIPVGVAYGSDTALVRDTLIRACEQESRVLNQPCPQVFFSRFGDSALEFTLLVWTERPMQQYEIISSLNYNIDRLFRANGITVPFPQRDLHLASSETLLRLAASLEQLPDALRGRGGDA, via the coding sequence GTGGTCACCTCCCATGCCGACGATGTCGTGCTCGACGGGCGCCGGTTGTTCCAGGTCTGGGGAAGCACTCCAGAGATCGCCGAACGCCGGGCGGAGTCTGTGCGCTCCCGGCTGCTGCAGGCGGCGCAGGCCCCGGATCAGCCCCCGATCTCCATCCGCACCATCAATGGTCTGCCCGTGCTGCAGACGAACGGTTCCACCCTGGTCACGGTGACGGAGCGGGATGTTCCTGCCGGCCTCGAGGCCATGGAGCAGGCCAAGCTCTGGAGCGGCACCATCGCTCAGGCCTTCGCTCGCTATCGCCTGGAGCGAACACGGCCGTACATCCTGAGCAGGCTTCCTCTCGCTGCGGCTGCACTGCTTGCTGCCCTGCTGGCGCAGATCGCTCTGGGACGGATCTACCGAGCGGTGCATCGATCCGATTCCACCAATGCGGCCAGCGGCGCACTTCGCCACCCATTGAGGCGTCTGGCGAGTCTGGTGCTTCTGCGGCTCCTGCAGTTGGCGGCCTGGACTGTGTCCCTGGCCTGGATCGCTGATCTCTTCCCGCAGACGCGATCACTGAAACGCACCTTCACGAGTGAAGCCGGAGGCTTCCTCGCCGATCCGCTGCTGCCGTTCGGCCAGAACTCCTACTCACTGCTCGATGTTCTGATCCTGGCCGGCCTGTTCGCCCTCGTGGTGCATTCCGCGAACCTGCTGCAGCGCTGGATCCGCCGCAACGTGCTCGGTCTCACGGGCATGAGTGTGGGTTCTCAGGAAGCGGTTGCTTTCCTCATCCGTTACGGAATCCTGACCCTTGCTGCCATCATTCTGCTGCAGCTCTGGGGTCTGGATCTCACCTCGCTCACGTTGTTCGCCAGCGTGCTGGGTGTTGGCTTCGGCCTGGGCCTGCAGGGGATCAGCCGCAACTTCCTCAGCGGCATCGTGATCATCTTCGAGCGACCGATCCAGGTGGGAGATTTCGTGGAAGTGGATGATCTGCAGGGCACGGTGAGGCGGCTTCGCCTGCGCAGCACGGAGATCGTGACGCTGGATGGCATCAGCATCATCGTTCCCAATTCGGAGTTTCTTGACACCCGTGTGGTGAACTGGAGCCACGGCAGCCCCACATCGCGGCTCCAGATCCCTGTGGGCGTGGCCTACGGCTCAGACACAGCCCTGGTTCGCGACACTCTGATTCGGGCCTGCGAGCAGGAAAGCAGGGTTCTGAACCAGCCATGTCCCCAGGTGTTCTTCAGCCGGTTCGGGGATAGTGCCCTGGAGTTCACGCTTCTCGTGTGGACGGAGCGACCCATGCAGCAATACGAGATCATCAGCTCGCTCAACTACAACATCGATCGCCTCTTCCGTGCCAATGGGATCACGGTTCCCTTCCCCCAGCGTGACCTGCACCTGGCCAGCTCCGAGACCCTGCTGAGGTTGGCCGCGTCCCTTGAACAGCTGCCCGATGCACTGCGCGGCCGTGGCGGCGACGCCTGA
- a CDS encoding mechanosensitive ion channel family protein has translation MELQNEAGLETGWVISPVSGSRLFRIAQDVVPSRASSNEAPPRRALEERANRIESRIGLMALRRNTDLSSLYVGEAILNGETVVVATDQQRSRPLVIATVTDDDSAVLGLSKTELADEWSAIIDADIRRGRSVFSQENRVRRAGQILDGMALILGSGSIYVAANRRLRAREDRILKEQDALTATGAAQEADGAQAGRPASTRPMLLKALSAGKTPFKQALQPGSQSAWITDRRVVRLRLGQWLLLCLTLASAYLGVLLLMVSFPALAEFRRVVMGIPLKLLLLWFGGSLSIRVLWFVVDRLYDDLARMSVIQSSVSNRDRSERQVLRRHTITQALKGFIALLVVSICLLIGLGYLGVPTASVVAIGGLAGLALSFGSQSLVRDIVNGFTILAEDQYAVGDVIEIDDKFGVVENFGLRVTQLRSLAGEYISIPNSSIGAVKNLTRLWSRVHLELEIDFASDPDQAILLARETADALARDPAWRPRIIAEPEILGVERIGVNGYTLMMWIKMKPGAHWEVAREFRLRLLRCYRHHGIAFAAHREQQVDASGHQIRELLERGRITQQAS, from the coding sequence GTGGAGCTGCAGAACGAGGCAGGCCTGGAAACGGGCTGGGTCATTTCGCCCGTCTCGGGCTCGCGGCTGTTTCGGATTGCCCAGGATGTGGTTCCATCGCGCGCCAGCTCGAACGAGGCACCGCCCCGCAGGGCCCTCGAGGAGAGGGCCAACAGGATTGAGTCGCGCATCGGCCTGATGGCCCTGCGACGCAACACCGATCTCAGCTCACTGTATGTCGGGGAGGCCATTCTCAACGGGGAAACCGTTGTGGTGGCAACGGATCAGCAGCGATCCAGGCCACTGGTCATCGCAACGGTGACCGACGACGACAGCGCGGTTCTCGGCCTCAGCAAGACGGAGCTGGCTGATGAATGGAGCGCCATCATCGATGCCGACATCCGCCGTGGCCGGAGCGTCTTCAGCCAGGAGAACCGGGTCAGAAGGGCGGGCCAGATTCTTGATGGGATGGCGCTGATCCTGGGAAGTGGCTCCATCTATGTGGCCGCCAATCGCAGGCTTCGAGCGCGTGAAGACCGCATCCTGAAGGAGCAGGACGCATTGACAGCAACGGGCGCCGCTCAGGAGGCTGACGGCGCACAAGCTGGCAGGCCTGCATCCACCAGACCCATGCTCCTCAAGGCGCTGAGCGCTGGCAAGACACCCTTCAAGCAGGCGCTGCAACCCGGGTCTCAGAGTGCATGGATCACTGACCGCCGCGTGGTCAGGCTGCGACTCGGGCAGTGGCTGCTGCTGTGCCTGACGCTGGCCAGCGCCTATCTGGGCGTGCTTCTGCTGATGGTGAGCTTTCCGGCTCTGGCGGAGTTCCGGCGCGTCGTGATGGGGATCCCGCTGAAGCTGCTGCTGCTCTGGTTTGGCGGCAGCCTGTCGATCCGCGTGCTGTGGTTTGTGGTCGATCGGCTCTACGACGACCTGGCGCGCATGAGTGTCATCCAGAGCAGTGTCAGCAACCGGGACCGGTCCGAACGGCAGGTGCTGCGCCGCCACACGATCACACAGGCGCTGAAGGGATTCATCGCGTTGCTGGTTGTCTCGATCTGTCTTCTGATCGGTCTGGGGTATCTCGGGGTTCCCACGGCCTCGGTGGTCGCGATTGGAGGCCTGGCCGGCCTGGCGCTGTCCTTCGGCTCGCAGAGCCTGGTGCGAGACATCGTGAACGGCTTCACCATCCTCGCGGAAGATCAGTATGCCGTGGGTGACGTGATCGAAATCGATGACAAGTTTGGCGTGGTTGAGAACTTCGGCCTCAGGGTCACCCAGCTGCGCAGTCTGGCAGGGGAATACATCTCCATCCCCAACAGCAGCATCGGAGCGGTCAAGAATCTGACCCGTCTCTGGTCAAGAGTTCATCTTGAGCTTGAGATCGACTTTGCCTCGGACCCGGATCAGGCCATCCTGCTGGCCCGAGAGACGGCTGATGCCCTGGCCCGGGATCCCGCATGGCGGCCCCGCATCATCGCGGAGCCGGAGATTCTTGGCGTGGAACGGATCGGGGTCAACGGCTACACGCTGATGATGTGGATCAAGATGAAGCCTGGAGCGCACTGGGAAGTGGCGCGCGAGTTTCGCCTGCGTCTGTTGCGCTGTTATCGCCACCATGGCATTGCCTTCGCGGCCCACCGGGAACAGCAGGTCGATGCCTCCGGCCACCAGATCAGGGAGTTGCTGGAACGGGGGCGCATCACGCAACAGGCGTCCTGA
- a CDS encoding LysR family transcriptional regulator gives MNHAHVDVLQRLHLQIIEEVERQGSLTAAAETLCLTQSALSHSIKKLEKQLGTDVWVRDGRRLHLTEAGRQLRALAERVLPQLRLTEQQLQKVASGVRGTLRVGMECHPCYQWLLRIVAPYLESHPDVDMDVVQKFQFGGIGALFRYEIDLLVTPDPLFKPGLHFEAVFDYEQVLVVGASHPLAGREWIAPADLIAETLIAYPVSLDRLDIYNRFLLPAGVTPARHKAIETTDMMLQMVASGRGVTALPRWLAEDYARRLRLSVVGLGEAGIAKQIHLGIREADREIAYIQNFITLAQQIGRPDQVEPAEKNGETTRSA, from the coding sequence ATGAATCACGCTCACGTGGACGTTCTTCAGAGGCTGCACCTGCAGATCATCGAGGAAGTGGAGCGACAGGGATCACTCACTGCTGCAGCCGAAACACTCTGCCTCACCCAATCGGCACTGAGCCACTCGATCAAGAAACTGGAGAAGCAGCTGGGAACGGATGTGTGGGTCCGCGATGGACGTCGGCTGCATCTCACCGAGGCCGGCCGTCAGCTGCGCGCGTTGGCCGAGCGGGTGCTGCCGCAGCTGCGTCTCACGGAACAGCAACTGCAGAAGGTGGCCTCGGGCGTGCGGGGCACGCTGCGGGTTGGGATGGAGTGCCATCCCTGTTACCAGTGGCTGCTTCGCATCGTTGCGCCCTACCTGGAGAGCCATCCGGATGTCGACATGGATGTGGTGCAGAAATTCCAGTTCGGCGGCATCGGCGCGTTGTTCCGCTACGAGATTGATCTGCTGGTCACACCGGATCCGCTGTTCAAGCCCGGGCTTCATTTTGAAGCGGTGTTCGACTATGAGCAGGTTCTGGTTGTGGGCGCCAGCCACCCCCTGGCTGGCCGGGAGTGGATCGCCCCGGCCGATCTGATCGCAGAGACGCTGATCGCCTATCCAGTGAGCCTGGACCGACTGGACATCTACAACCGCTTCCTGCTGCCGGCGGGCGTCACACCCGCCCGGCACAAGGCGATCGAAACCACGGACATGATGCTCCAGATGGTGGCGAGCGGTCGCGGCGTCACCGCACTGCCGCGTTGGCTGGCCGAGGACTATGCCCGCCGGCTGAGACTGTCGGTGGTGGGCCTTGGCGAAGCGGGCATCGCCAAACAGATTCATCTTGGCATTCGCGAGGCGGATCGTGAAATCGCTTACATTCAGAACTTCATCACTCTGGCCCAGCAGATCGGCAGACCGGATCAGGTGGAGCCTGCAGAGAAGAACGGAGAGACAACGAGATCTGCTTGA